The window TTCCTTTTCTACAACTGGCTGGACGTCCTCGCTAcaatatttccccccccccaatttaaagaaaaaaaaaaaaaagcaaactaaaGCAATTCTTCCTACATTTATATCTTCCTATACTGTTTAGTTtgctgtgttagcattagctacATTAGCACTAACTAGCCCTTCTAATgtagctaatgctaacacagcaAACTAAACAGTATAGCACAGCTAGTTAGCGCAATGACTAGCATTTGGCTAATTGTCCTTTCAAGGCAAACTAGCTCACTAAAAGGTGTTCATGCTAGTTAGCATTAGCCACCATAGCACAACTTGGGAAATGTAGGAAGAATtgctttagtttgtttttttttttctttaaatttggGGGCGGGGATATTGTAGCGAGGACGTCCAGCCGGTTGAGTTtgctgtgttagcattagctacATTAGCCCAAACTAGCCCTGCTAATgtagctaatgctaacacagcaAACTCAACAGTATGGCACAATATGAGAAGTTTAATTAAATCCCGTTTGAGTCAGTTcactaatttctttttttcatactcatctttggtggattttttttatttttcaaaagtagcaattttgttttgtttttttgaactgTATAACGCATGGAAAAATTCCTCGAATCCAGTACGCTGTGAAATTCTTTAAAAAGCCCGCAAGTGATTTCAGAGCCCATCCAAATGGTTCCTGCTGTACAGTCACTGACGTTGCATGATGTCTATTAAATCATAACAGTCATAATGACAGTCCGTTTATTTGCGGGGGATCGTCACACGGTCAGATATTCTTTGAGTTTGTCCATGATGGCGGGCATCCGGTCCGCCGGGATCAACATGACCGTGCGGAACGGCTTCATGGGAACGTCCTCGAAGGACCAGCGGCCGCTCAGGCACGAGTCGGCGTCCTCCTGAACCGAGAAGTGGAACTTGGAGACCGCGTGCTGTcgaaaggaggaagaagaagaaaaagaaagaaaaaaaacggaatttgtcattttattgcagTCACACCTGAATTCATTCCTTTAGCAAGTTTTTAACTCAagttccaaattttttttttttttttttcccttcagtcATCCAGGAAAAGGTTGACTCAAACTCGCTGAATTTGTTGCCTTGCAAGAATATTCGGATCAGGAAAATATAGCTTGTAACTACCAATTCatcccacaagatggcagcaaagcccTCCTCCCCATGAGACAAAGTTATGGTctgactaaatgaagctcctcatcTCACTTTAACAGTTGCTTGGCACCAAAGCAATATTGccccagccatccattttctatgccgcttatcctcacgagcgtcgcagggcgtgctggagcctattccagctgtcatcgggcaggaggcggggtacaccctgaaccggtcgccagccaatcgcagggcacgtcgagacaaacgtccgcactcacaatcacacctcggggcaattttagagtgtccaattaaagttgcatatttttgggatgtgggaggaaacccacgcaggcacggggagaacatggcgggtccgggatgaaaactgtgaggccaatgcttttaccagctgatccaccgtgctgccccagcaatatttttctgaggtacgaaaaaatacatattttttttcgcAGCAACTAATTGGAGgacgtctcccccccccccaaaaatgccgAATATGTGGTGCGTTAACTGTGCCTTCACCAAGCGACGGCTTGTTGGGGGtcaattgggataggctccggcgctccctgcgacccttgtgagcataagggGCAAAGGAAACGGCCGCACGGCAGATTTCCTGGTACCTCGTAGAAGAACTCCTCCTCGGCATTGATGAAGACGTATTGGTCCTTGGGGGCGGAGCCTCTGGCGGGAACGCTCTTGCCGGCCTCCTTGCAGGTCTTGCTGATCATCAGGAAGTAGCGGCACTTCCCGCTGGGCTTGTCGGTCCGCTCGGCTTCCCCGATCTCCTCCCTGCGCGACCAGAAGGAGTTCAGACGCCGATTGTGCACGTCCGCGGAGACCAAAACGCAACCCGGGAGAGGCGCGACGACTCACTGCAGCTGCTTGTGGAGCGGCAGCGCGATCTGCGGCGGGACGTTGACGAAGCGCTCGCTCAGCAGGAGGCCGACCGGGTCGGCCGCGTCGCCGAGCGTCCGCTCCAGCTGCTCGGCGGCGGCGCGGCCCGAGCTCTTCTCGCAGCGGTCCAGGATCAGCTCCTTCAGCTGCTCCACGCACTGCACGCCCTGCGCACAAGAAGGCGACGCGTCGCGGGTGTCCGAACGGGTCGTCCGGCTCCCGACGGTCGGGCTCACCTTTCGTTCCGTGAGGTTCAGCACCGTGATGAAGCCAAAAACTTCATCcgggtcgtcgtcgtcgtcgctgtcCTCGGGAACCTCCGCTTGCTGGGGAAGACGAATATGGAAGATTCATTTCAAAGTCATTCGTTAAATGTTTATGAATCCCATTTTATGcaacattcataaaaaaaacacaatttcacaAAAACCTTTGCGAAATATTTTCGGTTAAATGTGTTAGAAATTCATGAAAATGCTTTTatattgtataaaaacacaatttagtttacatataaatcacaaaaattgttaaattaacagttttgaaataaaatgtatctttttatgtataccaaatgaaataaaaattacacccaataaaaatggaaaaaacaatcGCGCTTTAAATGtacttattttgattttttttctttttttttaacaatacgaAACAAAGCAGACGCACAGCggctcagctgataaagcatCGGCGTCATAATTCTGtgaacccgggttcgatcccggccctgcctgtttggatttgcttgttctccctgtgcctgcgtggcttttctctgggtgggcactcaggtttcctcccacatcccaaaaaattgtccaattcatgtcgcatctctaaattgccccgtcggtgtgattgtgagtgcagccgtttgtctccatgcgccctgcgattggctggcgaccagttcagggtgtaccccgcctcctgcccgttgacagctgggataggctccgccactccccgtgaccctcgtgaggataagcggttaagaaaatggatggatgaactaaaGCGCGAACCAGCAACTCACCTTGATCACACTTCCGAGATGGCTCTGCTGGATAATGAGGTCAGCCATCTCTGAGGTGTTGACGTGAGCCTTCAAAAACAACTTGGGGCGGAAACACGTGCAgacgttttaaaaacaaacgagacaaaaaaaaaaaaaaaaaacttttgacatGTCCTCTCCCGCAACCGACCTGCTGTAAGAGCTTCTTGATGCCATTGAAGTCGTTGTGCGAAACGGCGTGGGCTTCGAAGTCCACCGTCACCTCCTTAAATGGCCAACAAACCCGAGTAAAAGATGTTTAATATCAGCCACTGTTGGAACTCAGTCGCCATCTGTCTTTTTAGCATTAGCCACCTAGCAAGGCCGAGCATCCACTCAGTCGAGTCTCGTTGAATAAACGTCATTCCCACCTCGTTAATCTCCTCTTCGGAGGCTTTGCTGTCCTCCCCGCTGGAATCGCCGCCTTCCCCCGGACTCTCGTCCGTGCTGTCGTCGCTTTCCTGGGGATTCTCCCCGAGCCCCAGCGCCCTCTTCTTAGCCGAAGACGCCATGCTGCAAAACACGAGTCGAGAGTAGGCGGTGCGTACAGGGAGGCTCGTTCGGAAGCCATTTTGGCTCAAGCCCGGCGGCTTTTCCGCGTTACTTCCGGCTACGTCAGAGCCGCCATGGCGTGTTGTTAACGATGGTGAACAAggcgttacatttttttacttgaaaaaacGGTTCGTTCGTAATTTTCACTCGTTGAAATGCCACTTGGTAAAAACAAGTCTCTGTATAATCTAGTAAAACCTCTTATTTGCAAGTTTTACTCATGTTCTCACGCCAATTGACAAAAAGTAGCATGTCTCTTTATACTCTAAATCTATACACCGACACTACATACTACTGACATTGAATTTTGTGGTGTTTAGTCAACTTTCAAAATTCTGAGGGAAAACTGGTGCGTCTCCGGTGTGACcactgatccaaaaaaaaaaaaaaaaaatcattggccaccaaaactgaaatcGCAGAAAGCAGATAgccgccatcttgatcctcccaaaacaaccatggcGACCTGTTTCGTGGCTGAGGAAAAATTCCACAGGTCAGTTACAAAGATTTACTGTGACACTGTTACAGTttctttgtaaagttttttttccccatattttCTGATGaccttaattcacttgaacaaagttttgtttatggttgttgttgttcactctctgcttcacgtTTATAGGCCGACATTTTTTCCGCAAAAAAGCgatgtgaatattttcccaaacatcATCACTccataagcaagaaaacattttctgtgaaatttttgattcatttcataatacagaactctgcaattTGAATTAGCTTTTCAAATGCTAGGAAAGTTTAAATTATGTGTGAAATaagacgtcgcagagacaagaaatgaacaatgcgtttagcgtgtattttcccattacaactccttatttcccaaaattttatgacaaaaatgcttagttttttgcaatgttatgatgatagtgcttcacagcagcgtattttgggaaaagttatcACGTCACGGTAATCGGACCCTCAtcaatatgcaaggtttcttgctagtcacggtgttctatgtctttcctttgcacttcgccttttttggcttaccaggtcaaattaaaaatcgttcatgttaccagaactgaaaaaaaaaacgtcaagctCACGTGACCAGTCTTAATTCTACAcgccaaattttgaggaaaaaccctgcCATAATCCAATCTGTAGCCATGTCCTGCACACGTTTTGGGaggaccaagatggcggccaactggcttcgaCCATTCGACACGTCGCTAGATATGTATCTgatatccagtcttttttttttttttttttaagatcagtgggtgtgacggtctgaaaatcccccgtgctgaaaaatctccttgtgattaatgcacatgcgttactaacGGGGGAATTTTGGGTACGTAGCGGGCGCGTCGTGGGAAATTCCCTGGTCTCGtacttccccttcttctacacattAGCAGCTGACATACGTTATATCAAATCTTAATCCGATTGTAGCGCTATTTATGAAACCATTTGTGATTGCAGCTTTACACGTATCCGTATTATTATATcgcaaattaaaacaaacgttGATTAAAAAGATGTACACATATACGTACTGTACATTTTCTTCCCTGaagtaatacacacacacacgtaaatatatatgtgtaattCAAAATTATGTTTACCTGTACGCGTCACACCAAAGAGGTTCCATCTTCACTCCTTCTATTGCAATATTTCTCAGAACCAAATCGCCTGATTCAAAGTTAAATATTTCAACAGATTTCCTCTTTGCGTGACGTTCTTGCTCCcttttttgcactttttctaCTTTCACCTGaacctgtgtaaaaaaaaaaaaaaaggcacaaatattttatgttaaGGTACATCAATACAGTTAAAAGGTGCATTCGTGTTAAAGAATTATgacaaaatttcagactcatctgtgacctttttttaattttatcgtTAAAATATTTGTCTTGTGGTGAAAAAGACACTGTCGATTTGTTGCCGTTTCATAGAAAAGTATACTAAttaagattatttaaaaaaaaaaaacatatattgatCTCATCAATAATTTGGATTGTGTAAGCAATCTGTGCAAGACTTTATGCATTTCTATGAATTATGTGTGTATTTAAGaagaattagattttttttcattccattattaaaatatgcatgaaaaatgtaattttgatatCTTGCAAATATGTCTCTCTGATCAAATAACATACTTTTTTTATAGTTTCCGTGACATTATTACTCTGAGCATTGAGCGTCTCTGCCACATCCGTTTTGGATACCTCGGGTATTAATCCGGAACCTTCTGTGACAGACATCTGTTAAGAAAACAAATCCAATCTACTGCGTGAATGGaattcaaataaatcatttcataaCAAAGAACAATCACAATGAAAATGAGTTCACGCGTTGCTAAAGTATGCATAAATCATCGCTATTAATGTTCAAACCAACCTCTCTTACGTCTCTCGGATGTCGGTGGAACATCAAAAAGAACGGCGTGACTTTTGCGCTCGCGTGTTTTTGCGTCCTTACGGAATACGCCACTTCGTCGAGGAAGCGATCCCAGTCGTCCCGATTCTCGCTCACCAATTCCGAAAGGCGCCGCTTGAGCGCCTGCTCCGCCCGTGAGTCCGAGCCACTCCCTGGCGGGTGACGGGCGCCGGTGATTAACCGCTCAATGCCGAACTTCTTGCGGACTTCGTCGTTTATCTGCTCAGAGAATAAACCGCTTCAGCTTGCCAAAAGTTTCCTCTGCAGTTTTTAGCAATACAAATAATCaatatttgggatgtggcatTGTTGGACGTGCTTTTTAATCCACAGTTGAATTATAATATTctcaagatttttatcggcaattgtgaattttcactggcgccgccattttggcgagtcacatgacttaaaaaacaggaagtgacgtctccCGCCCGCAAACAAAGGAATACACCGCCACGGATAGCGCTGATTTGTCCTCATCAATAGCGGTACcaattgatcgggaagacggaggaatactttcatacagaatatGCTGGTAATATTATAGTAATAAtactaatatataataattccTCGCATTATTTCTAtctgaattatggcaaaatttcgcgATACAAtagggcattttcacgtgtccgaCGGTGGTGGTACCGCATGTGATTAAAATCggccgtgattttttttttttgtttacgcacagaatacgtcacatccgcgcaagtaggtcatgtgactcgccaaaatgccagcgcccgtgaaaattcacaattgccgataaaaatcttttgaaacaccattaaatgatatcggattcaCCTCAAATTTTCGAGGTAcaggattaaggcttttcattgttcagcgggATATTCCTTTAAATAGGAAACCACCTTTTTTGGGTGAGGGTAGAACGGCGCAGCGTCTCCGTACTTGCCTAAAATGCTCGGCAACGACGCCGACGGtaccaggttcaaatcctgtgcattccattcaaaatgaaaatgagcttTACCTTTGCCACAAACTCTTTTCCCTGGTCCGACAGCAAACATTCTGGCGCACCCCACCTGCAACAGAAGCAAAGCGCGcgatgaaaacaaaacttttcacGCCCCGCGATGTTAAAAAAGATGTTCGAGAGGTCAATGTGCGCAACTATCAAACAATGAAGACCTTTTATCATATAGTATTTcacacaataataatcataaaaaaagaatCTGATGATGCTCTACATTGCAGTTTGTGCTTACACAAAAGTTTACAAATTATTGAACACTTAAAAATAGCATTGAATTTGATAATCAGACAAGTGGAATTACCGGcttataaaccgcgacttttttttttccccacacgctttcaaccctgcgccttatgcggtgatgcggctaattcggTGTAATataagtgccgaggaagtgacttttaccagtgttttttttttttcaaccggccctgttagcaatgcgctagcgttaccgctgtgctaacgtgtttctgctgtgttactgccgcatctcagtgatttaggtatgggttttttttttgtttttttttttacctgttagtgctgtgctagcgtgttgcgcttgtggcttttacacaggtgcggctta of the Syngnathoides biaculeatus isolate LvHL_M chromosome 22, ASM1980259v1, whole genome shotgun sequence genome contains:
- the bccip gene encoding protein BCCIP homolog isoform X1 encodes the protein MFAMDASERRTRRMVEFRNKCERIISYLSTGKHVPALNKNQQRTVRAQSLRHIWDSEKQQLFVRGEQGQGNKKPVTNEEEVLDIIRRYHGEAFGVHSGINATLAKISHLYTWNGMKEDIKDFVMSCDWCQRFPKVKTEAPEFVPIRVKDPLELVGMDFIGPLPMTTNGNKYVCTFTDYYTKFVDLFPLKEKAANVVSDAIKSFVCRWGAPECLLSDQGKEFVAKINDEVRKKFGIERLITGARHPPGSGSDSRAEQALKRRLSELVSENRDDWDRFLDEVAYSVRTQKHASAKVTPFFLMFHRHPRDVREMSVTEGSGLIPEVSKTDVAETLNAQSNNVTETIKKVQVKVEKVQKREQERHAKRKSVEIFNFESGDLVLRNIAIEGVKMEPLWCDAYSMASSAKKRALGLGENPQESDDSTDESPGEGGDSSGEDSKASEEEINEEVTVDFEAHAVSHNDFNGIKKLLQQLFLKAHVNTSEMADLIIQQSHLGSVIKQAEVPEDSDDDDDPDEVFGFITVLNLTERKGVQCVEQLKELILDRCEKSSGRAAAEQLERTLGDAADPVGLLLSERFVNVPPQIALPLHKQLQEEIGEAERTDKPSGKCRYFLMISKTCKEAGKSVPARGSAPKDQYVFINAEEEFFYEHAVSKFHFSVQEDADSCLSGRWSFEDVPMKPFRTVMLIPADRMPAIMDKLKEYLTV
- the bccip gene encoding protein BCCIP homolog isoform X2 — encoded protein: MFAMDASERRTRRMVEFRNKCERIISYLSTGKHVPALNKNQQRTVRAQSLRHIWDSEKQQLFVRGEQGQGNKKPVTNEEEVLDIIRRYHGEAFGVHSGINATLAKISHLYTWNGMKEDIKDFVMSCDWCQRFPKVKTEAPEFVPIRVKDPLELVGMDFIGPLPMTTNGNKYVCTFTDYYTKFVDLFPLKEKAANVVSDAIKSFVCRWGAPECLLSDQGKEFVAKINDEVRKKFGIERLITGARHPPGSGSDSRAEQALKRRLSELMSVTEGSGLIPEVSKTDVAETLNAQSNNVTETIKKVQVKVEKVQKREQERHAKRKSVEIFNFESGDLVLRNIAIEGVKMEPLWCDAYSMASSAKKRALGLGENPQESDDSTDESPGEGGDSSGEDSKASEEEINEEVTVDFEAHAVSHNDFNGIKKLLQQLFLKAHVNTSEMADLIIQQSHLGSVIKQAEVPEDSDDDDDPDEVFGFITVLNLTERKGVQCVEQLKELILDRCEKSSGRAAAEQLERTLGDAADPVGLLLSERFVNVPPQIALPLHKQLQEEIGEAERTDKPSGKCRYFLMISKTCKEAGKSVPARGSAPKDQYVFINAEEEFFYEHAVSKFHFSVQEDADSCLSGRWSFEDVPMKPFRTVMLIPADRMPAIMDKLKEYLTV